One window from the genome of Cryptomeria japonica chromosome 6, Sugi_1.0, whole genome shotgun sequence encodes:
- the LOC131856005 gene encoding iridoid oxidase-like: protein MGKRKKKSRANLPPGPPGWPIVGNLLQLGKKPNESLWALSQQYGPLMTLSLGMKTAVVVSSSEMAKEVLKIHDQNFAGRIMIEAAKVFSHHESSIAFAQYGDYWRKFRRIATTELFTPTRLQALQHLRRDQVSETIRMVFEKKGTSMNIAELVYYEGLNLMSNAIFSKNLFDPKNLESAELRNTFSEMVNLTGKPNLADFYPFLKLVDPQGVCRRLTVHHKRLHEYLDVFIQDRLEARRQGVGLPKEKDFLDILLDLTAHDFTLVNIRALLLELLSAGSDTTTTTIEWVMVELIANPYVMKKAQKELEEVIGLNRKVEESDIDRLPYLHAIVKEVFRLHPALPLALPHRADNSCEVAGYMIPKHAMVIVNLWAIGRDPKIWKEPLKFMPERFFNGENSKVKYKGQNFELIPFGAGRRICLGLPLAHQMVHFTIASLIHSFNWMLPIGMNYNKIDMSETFGIVLKKSKELHAIPTPRLPNHLY from the exons AtggggaaaagaaagaagaagagcagAGCAAATCTTCCTCCTGGACCTCCTGGCTGGCCCATCGTGGGAAACCTTCTCCAGCTGGGGAAAAAACCCAATGAATCTCTGTGGGCTCTTTCTCAGCAATACGGTCCTCTCATGACTCTCTCTCTCGGCATGAAAACTGCTGTGGTGGTTTCATCCTCTGAAATGGCAAAAGAGGTCCTCAAAATCCACGACCAGAATTTTGCAGGACGGATTATGATAGAAGCAGCAAAGGTGTTTTCTCACCATGAATCTTCAATTGCTTTTGCTCAGTATGGAGATTACTGGCGGAAGTTCAGACGCATTGCCACCACAGAGCTTTTCACTCCCACCAGACTCCAAGCGCTGCAACATCTCAGAAGAGATCAAGTCTCCGAGACGATTCGAATGGTCTTTGAGAAGAAGGGGACGAGTATGAATATTGCAGAGCTGGTGTACTACGAGGGTCTCAATCTCATGAGCAACGCCATTTTCAGTAAGAACTTGTTCGATCCCAAAAATCTAGAGTCTGCAGAATTGAGAAACACTTTTAGTGAAATGGTGAACTTGACCGGAAAACCCAACTTGGCCGACTTTTATCCGTTTCTGAAGTTGGTGGACCCTCAGGGAGTGTGCCGTCGTCTGACAGTCCATCATAAGCGACTACATGAGTACTTAGATGTATTCATACAAGATCGGTTGGAGGCGAGGAGGCAAGGGGTCGGTCTACCCAAGGAAAAGGACTTTCTCGACATTCTGCTCGATCTGACTGCCCATGATTTCACTCTGGTGAATATCAGGGCTTTACTCTTG GAACTCTTGTCTGCTGGTAGTGATACTACTACTACAACAATTGAATGGGTTATGGTGGAACTAATTGCCAATCCTTACGTAATGAAAAAAGCGCAAAAGGAATTAGAAGAGGTAATTGGTCTCAATCGAAAAGTGGAAGAATCTGACATAGATCGTCTACCTTATCTCCATGCTATAGTGAAAGAAGTGTTTCGACTACACCCAGCACTTCCTTTGGCATTGCCCCATAGAGCAGACAACTCATGTGAGGTGGCAGGGTATATGATACCTAAGCATGCCATGGTGATTGTGAATCTGTGGGCAATTGGAAGAGATCCTAAAATTTGGAAAGAACCTTTAAAATTTATGCCAGAGAGGTTTTTTAATGGTGAGAATAGTAAGGTAAAGTATAAGGGACAAAATTTTGAGCTGATACCATTTGGAGCTGGAAGAAGAATATGCTTAGGACTTCCTTTGGCTCATCAAATGGTTCATTTTACTATTGCTTCCTTAATCCATTCCTTCAATTGGATGCTTCCAATAGGGATGAATTATAATAAGATAGACATGAGTGAGACATTTGGAATAGTATTAAAGAAGTCTAAAGAATTGCATGCAATCCCCACACCAAGATTACCAAATCATCTATACTAA